The region TTAATTAATGGAGTACATAAAGTTAAATGTAGGTTAAGAGAGGAGATTTGATGGTTTACTGTCACAACTGTGGAAGAAAAAATGATGATGATGCAGAGTTTTGCTCCAAATGTGGGGAGCCTTTAAAAGATGTTAGCGACTATGGTGGTCGTCGCCGGCCTAGATACCGTGATGATAGATATTATCGTCAAAGAGAGGAGTGTTTTGGACTTCCGCACGGGAATATGATTGGACCTTTAATTGCAGGAATTGTATTAATTTTATTAGGTATAGCTGCATTAACAGGATTCCAAGATATTTGGACCTATATCTGGCCTGCCATTATCGTGATTGTAGGTATATTGATAATAGCAGGTGCAATATACGGTAATCGAAAAAAAGAATAACTAATGGGTTACCTTTTTATTTTTTATTTTAAAAAATTTTCAGATTTAATTTTATTTCCTATTTATTTAATTTGTATCAATTCTAGAATATTTATGAGATTCATCTTTAATACTTATTTAAATGCTTATTTTTTGTATTGATACAACAAAATTAATTAAGACATCAAATCAAATAAATTTCTAATATAATCCCTCAAAATTCAAATTCGTTAGCAGTTTACATAACTAATAAAAAAAATAGAGCTTGTAGTTATTGGAGAGTTGTAGCGATATTTGAAAAAAATCGTTCCCCTGTTTTGTCCTTTTATGGTTAAGAACCATAATAAACGAATTTAGATTTTTATAACAGCCTCATAGCTGTTTAAATTAATTGATAAACATTTGAAAAATAAAAATATTGGGTAAACCAATGGCACTACTGTTAAGTTTTTTTAAAATTGTTCCTCCTATTTACAAAACTAACAAATCTTTTTGCATCCCTTTTTTTAACATCTTTTAATAAAATTTCACCATTGGAATATGTGATTTTTAGGGTCCTTTTCCTTGAAGCCAACAATTCACTGGCAGTAGCCAGCAAACCATCGATAGCAGATTTTTTGGGAATTTCATTTTCTTTTACTTCTGTATCATCCACATATTCCTTTACACTAATAATATCATTTAATGGGATAAATTGACCATCATCAGTTTTAATTCCATCAGGAAGAATTTTGATGGAGTTTTTCAATCCACCTTTAATTACATAATATCCTTTAGTTTCTAGTATTTCCAGCAATTCTGTAGCCAGTTTTATTTCTATTCGTTTAGATTGAGTAGTTAAATCTGCTTGCTCCTCTTCAATGGTTGTTCTTCCATCATTGCTACCAGATTCATCTTCATATGATAGGGAAATATCTTCATCTTCAGTAATCTCGGAATCTCTTTGGCTTTGAATACCAGATTCAATCTCTATTTCACTATCTAATTCGCTTTCTACTTCGGGGTTATAATCCAGACTATCAGAATAATTTAAATGCCCACCACATTCACATTCACTGGAGAAATCCTCTGGTTTTTCTCCGGGTTGAAGTTCATAATAACCTCCACATTTATCACAGATTAAAAAGCCCATATAAGAAACTCCTTAGGTTACATCTATTCATAATAACAATTTACCTACACGTAACTTAACAATTGAATTTACCCTTAGTTGATTTACTTGTGATCAGATTATTAGTATGTGTTAATAAATCAGATGTTTTAATTATAATATCTGTTTTATTAATTTTTAAATTTCTTATAATTCTTCATATTGATATTCATAGATACAACTAGATTCTTTCTGGCAATTAATACACACACTTTCATGGTAATATAGAGAAACCTCAATTCGGGTTATAATCCAAATAATTATGAGGATAATGAAATAAAGTTCCATGAACAGGTTATTTTTAGTTTTTAAAATTCCTACCATTATAAAAAACGACCCCACAACCAGTGCTAGGTTAGATATAAATTTAAGCTTGTTTTCTAGATTAATAAAAATTATTGAAAACAAAGATACGAAAACCAGTCCAGCTCCAATCCAAAAAAAGGTTTGAGCATATATGAGGGGTAATCCAACATAATAATAAATTAAACATCCCATAACAGCAATTAAAGCCCCGAAAAATAGTCCAGTGCAACCTGGACAGTATTTTTTCCCATTGAAGTGGATTATGTGTTTTTCAAATTGGTCACAATCCGGATGATGACCTTCAAATCTTATATTTATATTAGGAATGTTAGAAATTGATTTAAATCTATTATGACTACTTATAGGTCTGTTAAAGCTGTTGATAGGACCATTTAAACTGGGTTTATTAATTTTTTTATTCTGTTTATGTTGAAATTGCATTAAATTCTGGCAAATTCTGGGATTGGTGGCTGCTATCATTCCCATAATACATATTACTACAAATGCTAATAGAATTATTGGTTCCTGAACATCATAATATGTTGGAGAGGGAGGCGACCAGAGGTAAATCGCTAGGAGGAAAAAAAATCCTGAAAAAGAACAGAAAATTAGGAAAAAGTTATATTTGGTAAAATTTTTTATCATGATTTTAATCTCAATTATCAATAAAGATCCCTCAATGCTTGCAGGAGGCCCTGACCTGCCATATATCGATATGTCTGTCGTTTGAACTTATTTCGTGATAATATTCCACCTATTCTTCTCCCTATACTTCCATAAAAACTTCTGTAACACTGATAGAGTTCTTCCTGGACTTCATTACGAGTTAAGTGTTCAGTGGGCATAACAGCATGGACCATGTCATAATTTCCCCAGTTATAATCCTCAAGCCATCCATTCCTTCTGGCTGTTTCAAAGAGTTCTGTTCCAGGGAAGGGGGTTAGTATCATGAAGATGGCAAGATCTGGATCTACATAGTTTACAAAATCCCGCAATTTTTGAATGGATTCATGAGAATCCTGCCTATCCCCTGTGATTAGGGTTGCCTGGGAAAATATATCATTTTCTTTAAGGATATCCATGGAAAGTTTGGAATCAGATGCCCGGGTTCCCTTATTATAATTTTCTAGTATGTGATCATCATGACGTTCCAATCCAGCCATTATCCAGTAATTACCTGCCTTTCGCATTTTAGGAATGTTCTCCTGGTTTCTTATGATATCATCACTTCTAGCTTGAAGGAACCAAGTTATATCTTCAGACAGTCGTCTATTTATTAAATCGTCACATAAATGGCTGGTTCTTTTCCCAAGACCCAGATTATCATCGGTGAGCCAAAAAAAGGTGATACCATATTCATTGTATATATGTTCTATCTCATCAGCTATTCTTTCAGGAGATTTGGATCGCCACTTACCTCCCCAGTATTTCCATTGGGAACAGAATGTGCATTTATGAGGACATCCACGTGATGCTTCCACCAAAGCATATCCTGCACCCTTATAGGCCATCATTTTGAAATTATATTTATTCATATGCTCCTGGACAAAATGATAGCCTGGAAAAGGCAGATCATCCAAGTTAGCGATGAAAGGACGGGCTGGATTGTGATGGATTTTGCCATTTTTTCTAAAGGATAATCCCTTAACATCTGTAAGATCTCGCTTCTCATTTAAGGATTTTACAAGTTCATATAGGGTTACTTCTCCCTCTCCTCTTACCACAAAATCAATTTCAGGATACTTTTTTAGACTTTCATCTGCCAGAGCAGTGAAATGCTGACCACCAACTACAGTTTTAATATTAGAATTTACATTTTTGGCTATTTCCAGTGTTCTTAGTACTGTGAAAGTGTTACACGTTGCCAGAGCACTGCAAACCAGCACATCTGGGTTGACAGATTCAATATGGCTTTGAAGTTTACTCCAACCATAACCCATTGCCTGGGAATCAAGCACTTCAATGTCCCATTTATCATTTTGTGACTCTAAATAGGCTGCAAGTTGAAGTATTCCCAGTGGTGGGGGCATGTATTCCCCCATTACAAACCAGAATATCTTAGGAGGTTCAACAAATAAGATTTTCATTTTTTTACTTCCAGTAAATGAATGATACAAATAATAAACCAGTAATAAATTAATTTAACAATATTATAATTGAATATGGGTGAACTTTAACAAAAATTGTTTAATTACTAAAAAGTGTCTGATAAATGTCTTTAATAGGTCCATACCGGGATTTCTTTCCATTCTGCATTGAATGTTTTAAGTGTCTGGATGATCATGGATGAATTAAATCGATCCACCATCAAAACTCCTTTTCCTAATTTCTGGGCCTGAACCTTCTCCACCAGACCAGGATACTCTTTAACAATTCGTTCCCCATCCTTTCGATAGGTGGATATACCGCCATAAAGTGCTCGGTTGAGTTTATTACGATTATTCTGGTTCATTTTAGTGGTGTCATAGGCTAATATCATACGTGACTTGAGCTTTAAGTTTTCTGCAGTTACTTCAACTGCTTTACCATGAAGTAGTACTCCTTCTCCACTTATTGCTGCTTTAAGTTCAGGGTTGTTTGCCAGCTCATCTAGAGTAATCTGTTTAATTTCGGATTTTACCCGGGCCAGATTATCAACTTTATCCATAGAAGATTTAACTTTAGCACTGTAAATAACGATAAGTCCCATATCACTGAGGCTATTAGAATCTGAAAAGCCCACATAAAGTATAGCTATGACTCCTTTTAATTTTTTAATTTCCTTTGTAAGGTTTACAGCTTGCTTAAAATCCATTTACCTGATCCCCTTAAATTAGTACATTTCAATCCTCTCTTGTACTGTTCGAGTTTAATTTTTCACCGGGAGTAAACATTTGCCTGTGCTTTCATGGAGTGAAACTTCAATCAAAACATTCTTGTTATATTAGTACACCAAATCATAAGTATGTTTTGATAAGTGAATTAGTAAGATTTAAACGTAATTTTGAATACGTAATTTTTAATATTGGTTATAAAAAATGAAAGTTAATATGTTGTAAAATTCAAAAAAAGATGATTAAAAATTAGGGACAGTCAATTTCTCTCCAGAAAGGTTTTATATCCAAGACTGGTGATTGGTCTAAGGCATCAAGCCACCTTACAGTTAATTTATTCCCTTCTTTTTTAACCAGTTCTACTATACATAAACCCAGGGGATTAGGCCTCACTGGAGCCCGAGTTGAAAACAAACCTCTCTTTTCTGTCTTCCCATGAGGAACAACCTTTAATGACACTGGCCCAGCTCGATCCATCCAGTAGATTACTATCAAATTTTTACAGTGTTCAACACCTTCCAGTGCTTCTTGGTAATCTTTAAAAATAGTAATTGTACTTAATTCATCCGAAAATCGTCCCTGATGAGGAGAACCCTTTTTTGTTTTAAATGATGAATTAACCACACCTATAGCCTTAACTTGCATTTAAACCTCTTAAGAATATCAAAATAACCAGGGGCTTAACTTTTTTTATTCGATATGATTTTTAATTTCACATTGTGTCAAAAGTGATGTATAGTAACTTCATGAGTTCTAGAACTTCAAGATATATGTTATAAAAAAATGAAGTAACCCTAAATCAAAATTTATCAATGGAGAATCCCGCAGGAGTTGATTGAATGGGGAGTTTTGGTTGGATCCTGCGGGTGTAATTTTAGGGAGGCAATTAGTATATATTGCTATTGCTTCTCCATTGATCGTGGTTTAATAAAGTATTTGCACATAAGACTTGTATAACATCCCTTATATAGATTACGGAGGGTCCAAAAATATTATCTTACAATATTAAGCAATAATAACAAAAAAAATTTTAGAATATAATTTTTTTAACATATCACAAGTTTGATTCACACTACCAATTATTTTATAAAAAACTAAAAATAAAATTTCTTTTCATAGACGAAAGATCTCAATGAACTTTATAAAATGTTATTACCTTTTTTTGAACTTTTTTCACTGAGATTAACAGTTTATGTGACTTATATCAAAAAACTGCCAGAAGTAAATCATTTTTCAACATTTAGTTATGTTATAATTATCCAAAATTAATCGAAAAAATGGTCTTCGTTAATCAAATCAATATATAGGACATGATAATTCTTCTGGAGGTTCTCTGAATGATAAAATTACTTTCAAAAGGGATAGAAGAGTTAATATACCTAAAATTACAGAACCCGGAAGTAAAGTTCCTAAAAATCCAGTTAAAACCACTAAAAAGATTATAACATAATAGGGAATTCTAAAGTATAGTAGAACCTTGCTTATGCATTCTTTCCAGTTAAAAGAGGATAGGAATATTAAACTAAGGGATACTAGAGCTAAACCAAGGGATAGACATAAAAGCCAAACTTCACCAGCTGGCATAACCTCCCATGAATCCAGGATTAAAACATGTTTAATTCCAATGGCAGTGCCTGCAATTCCTAATAAGAGTGGAAAGTGAGCATATAACCATAACTGATACCTGCCAATTTCTTCACCTTTTTCTTCAGCTCGGGCTTCAGCTCCTCTGGCTTCTTCGAAATATCCCCACCATATACTGAATGCTATTAGGAGTCCCAGGATGCCTATGATTCCATTACTAATATTTAAACCTGTATTTCCAATAAGATAAACAACACCTACCACTGTTTCTCCTATAAGGATAATAGTTAACAGTCCAAATCTCTCTGGGAGGTGAGTGGGATGGAGGGGAAATTTTTTATGGAATTTACCTGCAGATAAAGGAGTTGCCAGATCAACAATAATAGCCAATATCCAAAGAAGGAATCTCCAGGGTGGAGGGACGAATGCTGATAAAACCCAGATAAAAGCTGCTAATCCAAAACCAATACTATAATGGTGGGTGAGGGGACGAGTTTCAGGTACGTTTTTACCAGCTCTTACATACTCTGCCACTAACATGAACCTTAACAATGCATAGAATAGAGCGAATCCGGGTCCTGTTGAACCTAAAGCATCTTTTGCATTAATGGCCATGAAAGCAACAACAATCATCTGAGCCATGGTATAAAACCTATGCATTAAATCATCAGTACCAAATCGGCTGAGATAAATGGTGTGACCGAGCCAACCCCACCATATTACAAAAAATAGGGGTACAGACTCCAGGAAAGATGTGAAAGAATAGCTAGAATTTATATCTAAAGCCAACAATGAAAATGCTGCCACAAAAATAAGATCAAACAATAATTCTAACCAGTTGGCATGTCTTTCCTCCTTTTCATCTTCAAAATATAACCTGGGTGGTTTTATGAGATCTTTCCTGAGCTTCATGATATTAAACCATATTTGATGATTATTCTCATTTATAACCATTAATTAATACATTCAGTCAATCACTTTTTTTACTATTATTTTTAAAACAAGATGATATTAATTATTGGAGATATTATCAGCTAAATTTTGTTAGCTATAAATTATTTACACTTATAACAACTTGTTTAATTCCAACTTGTTTAATTTTTTTTATAGTTCCTTTATTAATTAAATTTATTTTATCCGTTAATATTTTTAATGAATTTTTATGGCCATAAACTTAATATTCTTCTTGATAAAGCTTGAATAAATTATTTTAGCAGCTGTTGAAAAAGAATTTGTGATGAAGTTTTAGGAATTAATTCATATTTTCAATAAAACATATATTTAAATAGAATGTTGTTTTAAGATGTAATTAAGTGAATTAAGGTGATGGGTTCTCACCAGTGCACTAATTGTTAATACTGATGAGAATTTGTTAAGAGGAGTTAATAAATTAGCACAGCATTGAATCTCATGCCTTTACACCGCCTCCGTAAGACATGGCATGGCAACAGTCACTGGGGTCATAAGACCTCAGAGACTAACTTTTTTTAACTTTTAACGAATTTTATGAATTTAAAATATGTATTGGCTATATTATTATATCCATCGAGAATCCAGTCCACATTTTCAATCTAAAATTAAAATAAAAAAATTTATTTATTATGCTGTTTTAAGATGGATTAGGGTGAACTTATGACTGAACACAGTAAACAAAAATACACAAGTTCCATGGATGTTGTGGATGAAAATGGTGACATCTTAGGGGCAGTGTGTGTTACGCCATCCAAGGAGATTGGTAAACGAGACATCCTGTTAATGGATGAGAAAACAGGTACGCAATCTGTCAGAAGCACCACTGAACTTATAAACATGCTTTCTAAAAAGAAAGTTCCTTTCCATGAACGTAAACTTGTTTTAGATTTTTTAGCTGAAAGACTCAGAGTTTTAGAACAAGAATTGACCCTCAAAACTTTGAAAACATTAAATGAAATCAAAGACAAATACTAACTCTTGATGCCATAAAAAATATTCTTTTTATACTTTGAAATCTGGGAGGGGGTTAAATTCACCGGGAAGAGTCCAGCAAAAAAACTTTCTCCAGAGATTGCAGAATTAATTGGTATTATTGATTTTTCACCCATTCCCCAATTTGTGATTGACAAGGATCATCATGTTATCCACTGGAACAAAGCACTGGAGAAGTACAGTGGAATCAAATCTACTGATGTAGTCGGCACTGATAATCATTGGAAAGCTTTTTATGACCAAAAAAGGCCATGTATGGTGGATTTACTGGTTTCAGAAGACTTCGATAGCATTCCTAACTGGTTTCCCAATAATCGCAAATCCGAACTGGTGGACGGAGCTTACGAAGCTGAAAATTTCTTCCCAAACCTGGGAAAATCTGGTAAATATCTGCATTTCACAGCAACCGCAATAAAAAATTTTAATGGGGAAATTATAGGCGGTTTAGAATCATTTGAAGACATTACTAAACGTAAGCTAGCTGAAGAAGAGTTGAAAGTAAGTGAAAAAAAATTCCGAAGTTTGGTTGAAAATCTTAATGTGGGAGTCTACAGAAACACCAGCGACTTAGAAGGCCAATTTATCCAGGTTAACCCTGCACTAGCCCGGATGTTCGAGTTTGATTCCACCAGTGAGATAATGGACATAAAAGTATCTGACCTTTACATGAATCCTACAGATAGGAAACTGTTTCTAGAAAAGATAAACAGGGAAGGTTCGGTAATTGGCTTGGAATTACATTTGAAGAAGAAAAATGGTGATCCTTTATGGGTTTCTGTATCTGCACAAGCACACTATGGCAGTAATGGTTCCATTGACTGGATTGATGGAATTGTAGAAGATATAACCCACCGGAAGATTGCAGAAAAAAAACTGCAAAAAAGTGAGAAAAGATACCGTTCCATTGTTGAAAACATCAAAGATGGTTTCTGTATACATGACTTTGACGGGAACATCATAGATTGTAACGAAAATTTCGCCTTGATGTTCGGTTCCACCACAGAAAAACTACTTGGAACTAATCTGAATGATCTGGCTAGCTCCAAGATCCAAAGTAAAATTAACATTATAAAACAGAATTTAAAAGAAAAAGGCATGGTTGAATTTGATGCAGATCTCAAAGATGACCAACACAAAACAGTTTACTATAATATCAAATCCAGTGTTGTTTCGCTTGAAGGTAATGGACGTGTGCAGAGTTTTTTCAGAGACATCACCAAGCGCCGGGAAATGGAATTAGTATTACAGGAAAGCGAGAACAAAGCACAGAAACGTTTGGCTGAGATTGAAGCCATATATAATTCTGCACCAATTGGTCTATGCGTACTAGACCGTGAACTGCGCTATGTACGTATCAATGAACGGATGGCTAAATTTAATGGTTTTACTCCCAGAGAGCACATTGGAAAAACTATTTATGAAATGATACCCGATATGGCCAGCCAGGTGGAGAGAGTGGCCAGAGAAGTTTTCCAAACTGGAAAAAAAGTCATGGGCAGAGAATTCAGTGGTTTCACCTCTGCTCAACCCGGTGTACTTCGCACATGGATAGAACAATGGTATCCAATCAAAGATTCATCCAATAATGTCATAGGAGTAAATGTAGCAGCCCTTGAAATCACCAGTATTAAAAAGACAGAAGAAGCTCTTAGAAAATCTGAAGAAAAATTACGCCTGGCGATTGAAGGTGCGGATGCGGGTATGTGGTTTTGGGATCTGGAAAAAGGCCTGATGGAATGGACTGATCGCTGTAAGAATATTTTTGGTATTAACCCTGAAACCAGGATGTCTTATGATATTTTTTTAAGTGCGGTGCATCCTGATGATCGGGATGCTGTTGATGAGGCCACTGAAAAAGCCCTTAATGAGGGTGATGAGTTTAAAGTTGAGATGAGAACCATCTGGCCTGATGAGTCCATACACTGGGTTTACTCCCTGGGACGTGTGTTTTATGATGTTCAGGATACTGCTAAAGAGATGATGGGAATTGCAATTGATGTTACCGATGCCAAAATAGCTGAACAGGAACTTCAAGAAACACTTGAACAGCTTAAAAGGTCCAATGCAGAGTTGGAACAGTTCGCTTATGTGGCATCCCATGACCTTCAGGAACCTCTTAGGATGATAACCAGTTTTCTGCAGCTACTACAACGCCGTTATGATCACCAACTTGATTATGAAGCAAACGAATTCATACAATTCGCAGTTGATGGTGCCACCAGAATGCAGGAAATGGTTAATGATTTATTAGCTTATTCACGAATAGAGAGAAGTGACAGAGAATTTGAAGACATAAATACTGAAGATATAATTAAACAGATTATCTTTGATTCTAAAATTTTGATAGATGAAAACAATGCCCATATAACTTACGATCATCTGCCGGTGATTAAAGCAGATTATCCTCAACTGGTTCAGGTTTTTCAGAATCTCGTAGCTAACTCCATTAAATACAATGACCATGATGAACCAACAGTTCATATTAGTGCTGAAAAAGACGGTAATTACTGGATTTTTAAAGTAGAAGATAATGGCATTGGCATAGACCCTACTCACGGTGACCGTGTTTTTAAGATCTTCCAGCGATTACATGCACGTAATGAATATGAAGGAACTGGTATTGGACTGGCTATTGCAAAGAGGATAGTTGAAAGACACGGAGGTAAGATCTGGTATGACTCCTACCCTGGAAAAGGGTCAAAGTTTTACTTCAGTATTCCCCAGGAAGAGGTGCTCTTATGATATCAAATGATACTAACCAGATAGAAGTTCTATTAGTAGAAGATAACCCGGGAGATGTGCGTCTAATTCAAGAGGTATTCAAGGAAGCTGAAATTCATAACACTCTTCATGTGGCAATAGATGGTGAGGAAGCAATGGACTTGCTCCACATGAAAGGAGAAAACCCTCTCAATAGACTTCCCGATCTGATATTACTGGACTTGAACCTGCCGAAAAGGGATGGGCGGACTGTTTTGAAGGAAATAAAAAAAGATGATCGTTTGAAGTGCATCCCAGTAGTGATATTAACCAGTTCAGTCAGGGAAGAGGACTTGATTGAAGCTTATAAAAACAACGCCAACTGCTACATAAAGAAACCTGTAGATTTGAATCAGCTCATCAAAGTTGTTGAAAATATTGGTGATTTCTGGATGAACACAGTAAAACTTCCCCCAAGAAAATATTCCAGCCATTAAGGTGATTCTTTATGATTAATAATACCATCCATGTACTTCTGGTAGAAGATAACCCTGGTGATGCTTCTTTGATCAAGGAAATGTTTAAAGATATTCCTAAAATTCATTTTAAAATAGTTCATACTATCCGTTTACAGGATGCAATTAACATAATAAATGCACCAAAAGGAGTGGAAGGTTCATCCTTGGAAAAAATTGATATAGTTCTTCTGGATTTACAACTTCCAGATAGTGATGGTATTGAAACCTTTAATCGTATGAATAGTATTGCACCGGAAATTCCCATCATCATTCTCACTGGACTGGAAGATGAAGAATTTGCCATAGAGATTGTGGGAGAGGGTGCGCAGGATTATCTGGTGAAAGGTCAGTTTGACAGCAGATTACTGGCACGTTCTATCAATTATTCCATTGAAAGAAAACAGATTGAAAGAAAATTAACTGAAAGTGAAGAAAAATACCGTTTAATGGTGGAAAAAACCC is a window of Methanobacteriaceae archaeon DNA encoding:
- a CDS encoding zinc-ribbon domain-containing protein, producing MVYCHNCGRKNDDDAEFCSKCGEPLKDVSDYGGRRRPRYRDDRYYRQREECFGLPHGNMIGPLIAGIVLILLGIAALTGFQDIWTYIWPAIIVIVGILIIAGAIYGNRKKE
- a CDS encoding restriction endonuclease — its product is MIEIKIMIKNFTKYNFFLIFCSFSGFFFLLAIYLWSPPSPTYYDVQEPIILLAFVVICIMGMIAATNPRICQNLMQFQHKQNKKINKPSLNGPINSFNRPISSHNRFKSISNIPNINIRFEGHHPDCDQFEKHIIHFNGKKYCPGCTGLFFGALIAVMGCLIYYYVGLPLIYAQTFFWIGAGLVFVSLFSIIFINLENKLKFISNLALVVGSFFIMVGILKTKNNLFMELYFIILIIIWIITRIEVSLYYHESVCINCQKESSCIYEYQYEEL
- a CDS encoding cobalamin B12-binding domain-containing protein encodes the protein MKILFVEPPKIFWFVMGEYMPPPLGILQLAAYLESQNDKWDIEVLDSQAMGYGWSKLQSHIESVNPDVLVCSALATCNTFTVLRTLEIAKNVNSNIKTVVGGQHFTALADESLKKYPEIDFVVRGEGEVTLYELVKSLNEKRDLTDVKGLSFRKNGKIHHNPARPFIANLDDLPFPGYHFVQEHMNKYNFKMMAYKGAGYALVEASRGCPHKCTFCSQWKYWGGKWRSKSPERIADEIEHIYNEYGITFFWLTDDNLGLGKRTSHLCDDLINRRLSEDITWFLQARSDDIIRNQENIPKMRKAGNYWIMAGLERHDDHILENYNKGTRASDSKLSMDILKENDIFSQATLITGDRQDSHESIQKLRDFVNYVDPDLAIFMILTPFPGTELFETARRNGWLEDYNWGNYDMVHAVMPTEHLTRNEVQEELYQCYRSFYGSIGRRIGGILSRNKFKRQTYRYMAGQGLLQALRDLY
- the tsaA gene encoding tRNA (N6-threonylcarbamoyladenosine(37)-N6)-methyltransferase TrmO — encoded protein: MQVKAIGVVNSSFKTKKGSPHQGRFSDELSTITIFKDYQEALEGVEHCKNLIVIYWMDRAGPVSLKVVPHGKTEKRGLFSTRAPVRPNPLGLCIVELVKKEGNKLTVRWLDALDQSPVLDIKPFWREIDCP
- a CDS encoding low temperature requirement protein A gives rise to the protein MKLRKDLIKPPRLYFEDEKEERHANWLELLFDLIFVAAFSLLALDINSSYSFTSFLESVPLFFVIWWGWLGHTIYLSRFGTDDLMHRFYTMAQMIVVAFMAINAKDALGSTGPGFALFYALLRFMLVAEYVRAGKNVPETRPLTHHYSIGFGLAAFIWVLSAFVPPPWRFLLWILAIIVDLATPLSAGKFHKKFPLHPTHLPERFGLLTIILIGETVVGVVYLIGNTGLNISNGIIGILGLLIAFSIWWGYFEEARGAEARAEEKGEEIGRYQLWLYAHFPLLLGIAGTAIGIKHVLILDSWEVMPAGEVWLLCLSLGLALVSLSLIFLSSFNWKECISKVLLYFRIPYYVIIFLVVLTGFLGTLLPGSVILGILTLLSLLKVILSFREPPEELSCPIY
- a CDS encoding PAS domain S-box protein codes for the protein MWEGVKFTGKSPAKKLSPEIAELIGIIDFSPIPQFVIDKDHHVIHWNKALEKYSGIKSTDVVGTDNHWKAFYDQKRPCMVDLLVSEDFDSIPNWFPNNRKSELVDGAYEAENFFPNLGKSGKYLHFTATAIKNFNGEIIGGLESFEDITKRKLAEEELKVSEKKFRSLVENLNVGVYRNTSDLEGQFIQVNPALARMFEFDSTSEIMDIKVSDLYMNPTDRKLFLEKINREGSVIGLELHLKKKNGDPLWVSVSAQAHYGSNGSIDWIDGIVEDITHRKIAEKKLQKSEKRYRSIVENIKDGFCIHDFDGNIIDCNENFALMFGSTTEKLLGTNLNDLASSKIQSKINIIKQNLKEKGMVEFDADLKDDQHKTVYYNIKSSVVSLEGNGRVQSFFRDITKRREMELVLQESENKAQKRLAEIEAIYNSAPIGLCVLDRELRYVRINERMAKFNGFTPREHIGKTIYEMIPDMASQVERVAREVFQTGKKVMGREFSGFTSAQPGVLRTWIEQWYPIKDSSNNVIGVNVAALEITSIKKTEEALRKSEEKLRLAIEGADAGMWFWDLEKGLMEWTDRCKNIFGINPETRMSYDIFLSAVHPDDRDAVDEATEKALNEGDEFKVEMRTIWPDESIHWVYSLGRVFYDVQDTAKEMMGIAIDVTDAKIAEQELQETLEQLKRSNAELEQFAYVASHDLQEPLRMITSFLQLLQRRYDHQLDYEANEFIQFAVDGATRMQEMVNDLLAYSRIERSDREFEDINTEDIIKQIIFDSKILIDENNAHITYDHLPVIKADYPQLVQVFQNLVANSIKYNDHDEPTVHISAEKDGNYWIFKVEDNGIGIDPTHGDRVFKIFQRLHARNEYEGTGIGLAIAKRIVERHGGKIWYDSYPGKGSKFYFSIPQEEVLL
- a CDS encoding response regulator, translating into MISNDTNQIEVLLVEDNPGDVRLIQEVFKEAEIHNTLHVAIDGEEAMDLLHMKGENPLNRLPDLILLDLNLPKRDGRTVLKEIKKDDRLKCIPVVILTSSVREEDLIEAYKNNANCYIKKPVDLNQLIKVVENIGDFWMNTVKLPPRKYSSH